From the Macaca nemestrina isolate mMacNem1 chromosome 2, mMacNem.hap1, whole genome shotgun sequence genome, the window gaaaaactaaacagatagtacagagagttcccatatggTCACGCCATTTACCACCCTAGTTTCCCCAATTATTAGCATCTTACATTAGTATTGTATATTTTTCACAACTAATGAACcagtattaataattattaacttcttttaataattaatattatagttaagttattagtattattaacatattttttcagatttccttttttcctcagaTTTCAGTTTTTGCctaatatcctttttcttttctttctttttctttttttttttttgagatggagtctccctctgttgtccaggctggagcacagtggcacaatcttggctcactgcaacctccacctccagggttaaagtagtcctcccgcctcagcctcccaagtagctgggattacaggcgtgtgccaccacacctggctattttttttttttttgtatttttagtagagatggggtttcaccatgttgggcctggctggtcttgaactcttgacctcagatgatccacctgccttggcctcccaaagtgctgggattccaggtgtgagccaccaatcCTGGCTCCTAACATCCTTCTTCTGTTCCAGATCCCATCTGGGATACCACATTACGTGGAATTGTTAGGTATCCTTAGGGCCGTCTTCACTATGATGATTTCTCAGACTTTGGTTCTGATGACCTTGCTGGTTAGGTCAGGTATTTTGTGGGATGGCCTCCAAATGGAATTTGTcctttgtttttctcatgattagagtGAGGTTATGAGTTTTAGGGAAGATGCCCATAGAGGTAAAGTGCTATTTCATTATATCGTATCAAGGGTACATACTATCAACATGATAGATTAATATAAtagtaatataataatataatatgataCATTACATGATTAGCTTTAATAGTTTATATGTTTtattggtttggttttttgtggTAGAACCAGCTCTTGAGTTTTTGCTTAGTTCTATTATTTCCCTATTTTATTATGctccattcatttttaaaaatttaatatcatAAATATACCAGCCATGATTTCCTCTGAGAACGGCTGTAGAGGCATCCCGCAGGCTCTAGTATATGGAatgctttttgttattgttgtattCCAGATATTCTGCAATTTCTGTATGGATTTCCTTTTTGATCTGAGTCGGAGTCAAGttgtttaaagaattttttaaaatgcccaaGTGATAGGATTTTGTGATCTATAATTTTATGattaatttctagttttccttctgtgttatcagatactgtattatttttgcttttttggaaGTTTCATTTGTGACCTAATATACGAGAAAATTTTTTTGACGGTTCCATGAACACTTGAAAAGAACATGCATTCTTTGTTTTCAAGGTATAGAATTTGATGAATACACTAATTAGATCTGTCTTATTAATTATGTAATTTGGTTTTTCTATGTCTTTACTTAATTTTGGTCCATTGGTCCATCATGAGCTAGAAGagggaaattaaaattatatgccTCTGATGTGTATCTGTCTAAGGTCCCTCCTTATATTTCCTCTTGCTTTTGCTCTGAATTTTGGGGCTATTTGGTGAGTTCAGTCTTCAACTGTGGatcttattctttattattattaagtgtTCTTGTCTCACTTAAAGCCTTTTGTCCTGAAATCAACTTTAGTTGCCTAATATTAAGATTACAGTGCCTGCTTAGTTTGAGTTCACACTTCCCTGTTATGTGTTtgcctttcctttattttcaaaattgttaaatCACTTTGCTTTGGGGAATGTCTCTCATATGTAGCATATGGTTGGGGGTTTTGTGTTGTTCCCCAGTCTTAGAATCTTTTTTTAGCAGTTTACTACAGCCATTTAATGACATGGTTAATATTTTGGTCTTAGTTTTACTATCATATTTCATGCTTTCATGCCTCTCTTGCTTTCAAACAAAATCTTTCAGTACACggtctgttttattttgtattgtgtTCAAGGTTTGTATTTGCaagatgtgtatttttatttttagttctggaGATTACCTTTATAACTAGGGAAAATGGATTTAATCTTTTGTTGAGCCCATGCTAGTTGTCTCCCTTCTGAAATAATCAATTATAAAATTAGTTTACAACTTTGGTTCCCATTTTTATCTGCTTTGTGACAGCTTTTTTTCAGGTGAGTTTGCTTGGTTTGCCGTGTTTTGTCCTTTTcgtttattcctttctttcttctatagCATCTTTGACTATATCCTGTGCTGGTTCCTCTTTGAAAGAGGTGAACCTTCTTGGATCAGCATTTTGCAGGAGACGCATGTGGAGGAGGTACCAGGAAGAGGGTAGGATTGCTCCCTGGTTCCCAGGAACTTTGTTCACAGGGTTGTCTTAGTGATTTCCTTTAGTCTTTGCTTCTACTCAGTCAGCAGAGTTCCGCGGCTGTGGGCTTTTCCCAATTCAGAGCCCTGCTCTCACTCTGCCTCACCAACACACTGCTTCCTGTGAAAATGGCGGGTCTGTGGTTTCCTCTGTTGGCCctgccctcctcttcctccaagGCGTAGAAGGCAGCTCCCACTACCAGATCACATGCCCTGTTCCCATTGTTTCTGATAAGGGATCATTAGTTTTTTCCTTCAGGGAATGCCAGCTCCTGGTGGCTGTGCCAGCTTTGTCTGAGATCTGCCACCACAGGTGTCTTCTCTAGGTGTTTTCTCACAGTATTTTTTATCTTCACTGCTTTTGGCAGCCCTTGCCTGTTTTTGGCAGCCTTTCCTTATAAGTTGTGGTTCAGGTTACAAATGTGTTCTAGTTTGCTGAAGAAggagtttgcatttctttttttctccttgattttGGGTGATTTCAGATATGAAAAGGAGTAACTTTATTCTGCTATCTTAAAACTGTCTAGTGTTGCAAATTGTTATGTGTTCTGGTATTCCCTCAGATTGAACATTAGCCAGAGCTCTCGGAATAGGGTCAACATCTGCTGAAGCTGGGATCTGACAATAGAAACGAAAGAATATGAGAGTTAAGAATAAAATGGAATGGTGAAAAACCCACAGGATACTCGTCTGTGCTGTGTGGCAGCAGACTTCTTTCCTTCCCTACCTGGACTTTGGCTAGGGGTGCACCACTGTCTGGGTGGGAGGTTGAGGTCGGGGAAGGCAGGGCATGAAAAACACCCATCCATCTCCTCATCTGACTCAGGAGAAGTTGTTCTGGGCCCAGCAGCTCTCAGGCCAGGGAGGGGAGGGCACATGCCTCTGCTCTGGACAGGGCTTGGCTCTCCATCTCTCCCCATACCCAGGGCCCGTCCAAGTAGTCCAAGCTCCTTAGGTTCTGGCTGGTTTCCTGGTAATGGTGGCCAATTCCTTTTCCATGAAAACCAGGATCCTGCCTCAGGGAAGGCAATCTGGGGTCAATGCTGTTAATGGTGTTTACATGGCTGAAGAAAGAGCTCACCCATCCAAAGGGAGGGGATCCACATGGGATGCCCAGAAAACAGAGCCAGAGAGGAAAACCTGTTGGCCGAGTTCCAGGACCCTTTATATTATGGTCTCTTAAGTTCCCCCATCACCAGAGGGAGGtgttttatcctcattttactggCAAGGTATCTGGAGTATCCAAGAGGCTAGGAGGCTTTCCTGTGGACCCACAgtaagagatggagagagggatTTGGATGCAGTTCTGTCTGGCTACAGAGCCTGGACACCGGCTCCCTTATCCTTCCTCCTCACCTCTATTTACCTCCATTCACCTGCCCATGGAGCCCTCACTCCATCTTCCCACACTGCCTGATGTCCATGTCCCTGGTGACCCTGCTGCACCCTTGTTCTGTGTCTTCCCTCTCAAGCCTGGCTACATTTTAGGAGGTTATTTAGGCTCCCCAGGACTCCAGGGTTGGGAACCAATGGGCCACACCCTACAGCCCTGTGTCTTGAGCAGCTGTGTGCCCCCGCAGCCTTGGCACAGGGCTTGTCCCTGGGATCAAATGCACCTGGGTTCTCATCCAGGCTctgatcttgagcaagtcacaACTGCTCTGGGCTCATGCCTTATTTCTAAAATCAGACTCCCTATGATTGTTCTACGTCTGGAACGCAGATCCTGAAGCCAGATGACCttggtttgaatcttggctcagTCACCTATTTGCAGTGGGACTTTGGCTAATCACTTAACTTCTCTCTGCacttcagtgttctcatctgtaaatggtgAATAATAATGTATATCTCTTATAGGGAGGTGTTAAGGTTTAAACGAACTAATAAACATAAATCATTTAGAACACTGGCATATGGCAAGTGCTAGATTAGTGCCAGATACGAGTGTACGAATTAGTACTATTATTGTGCATGCACAGGGCTCAGCCAAGGCATGGACATAAATGAAGGGATTGGCaactggctgctgctgctgctgctataaCCCGTGCCCTTTGCTTCCTTCCAGGAGCTTGGGCCCCTGCCACAGCCCGGTAGAGGCTGTGGAGGTCTACCGTCCGGAAGCCTGGTTCCCAGCCCCGTGGCCCATTCCTGGCTACGGGGAGTGGAGGCTCCCACGAGGTAGCGGTGGCCTGCAGCGGTCCCCTCCCGGCAGTGAAGCATGGGCCAGAAGCTCTCAGGGAGCCTCAAGTCGGTGGAGGTGCGAGAGCCCGCGCTGCGGCCGGCCAAGCGGGAGCTGCGGGGTGCAGAGCCCGGGCGGCCGGCGCGGCTGGACCAGCTGTTGGACATGCCAGCGGCGGGGCTAGCTGTGCAGCTGCGGCATGCGTGGAACCCCGAGGACCGCTCGCTCAACGTCTTCGTCAAGGATGACGACCGGCTCACCTTCCACCGGCACCCCGTGGCCCAGAGCACCGACGGCATCCGCGGCAAGGTGGGCCACGCCCGCGGCCTGCACGCCTGGCAGATCAACTGGCCAGCTCGGCAGCGCGGCACCCACGCTGTAGTTGGTGTGGCCACGGCCCGTGCTCCCCTGCACTCCGTGGGCTACACTGCGCTGGTGGGCAGTGACGCCGAGTCGTGGGGCTGGGACCTGGGCCGCAGCCGCCTCTACCACGACGGCAAGAACCGGCCCGGCGTGGCCTACCCGGCCTTCCTGGGGCCCGACGAGGCCTTCGCGCTGCCCGACTCGCTGCTCGTGGTGCTGGACATGGATGAAGGCACACTCAGCTTCATCGTGGACGGCCAGTACCTGGGGGTGGCCTTCCGAGGTCTCAAGGGCAAGAAGCTGTACCCGGTGGTGAGTGCCGTGTGGGGCCACTGCGAAGTCACCATGCGCTACATCAACGGCCTTGACCGTAAGTTGTGCCGGACTCGGGGGCAGGGCTTTCAGTGGTGCCAGGCCCTGGGACAGCAGGGCAGGCCACGCCTCCATCGCCAGTTGGGAGGATCCTGCAGTGTGGAGGAATAGTCGGGACCTGGGTTTCAATCCTGACTCTCTCCTTTGCTGGTCTGGTGATTTGGGGCTGTGCCTTAGTTCTCCCATCGGCAAAAGCATCACTGTGATAGTAATCTAGCTCACAGCTGTGAAGATCAAATAAGATCACATGTGTGAAGTGCTCAGAACAGTGACTGGCACCTAATAGGGGCTTTGAGTATTGATGCCAATTACCAGTCTTCTAGTCTGTACAAAGGTTGTACCAAATGACCCAAGCTAGTCACAATGGGAGGATACTGACAAGTCCCCAGTCCCTGCACTTAAATGCCATGTACTCAAGTTATTGGTAAGTAATAAGTAATGACAACCGTCCTTTATTGGCCACCTACTGTATTCGAGAGGCTGAATACCCCAATTCTAGTGCTTACGGGCCATCTGCTAAGGGGGGCAGCTGCCTGTCATCTCCAGCCGACTGTCATCTCATGGGAATGAAAACCCTGGGTTGTGGAATCTTGTGACTTTTTCCAGGAGAGCTCAGAAATCTAGATTGTGTGAACTATTCCAATTTTTAAAGTTGACAGCTGCTGAAAACTCTCTATGGGCAAACAAAATACCCTTGCAGGCTACAAACCATCCCACAGGCTGCTGGGGTTGACCCCTGACAACTCTACAGCTTGCTCTCATTTAATATACACAACCATCCGGCAAGATAAAAAGTATAGGAACAAAGACGGTTATTGGTTTCGGGAGGGAGTCACTCAGGAAGACAGGGTGGCCTCTGGACCGAGGCACACGTGGCTGCCTGTCCTGAGCTGAATCCCAGCTGAGGGGCCAGGAGCCAGGCACTTGTGGGCTTGCACACTCCCCAACATCAGCCCACCACCACCCATCCAGACTTCCTGCCACACCCCTAATGAAGCTCTCAGAGGCGATGCTGAAAGGTAGAATTTCCAGTTATTCATTCTAAATAGGAGATGTAATTACCAGCCCCTGAGGCAGATCCTCCTTTTAGAAATAAGGAAACTTAAGAGCAGAGCTACAGAGAGCCAGAATCAGGGTTCCCCCAGTTCTGATGGCCCTGAAGTGCACTCTTTCCCTGTGTTCTCCCCTTTAGATGAGGGACTGAGAGTAACACCCCAGAAAAGAGTAACACTTCTCCAGAAAAGAAGTCAAGGACGAGATTTTACTCAAGCAAAATTTACATTTACTGGAGCCCGGGAAGGGGACATTTGATGGTTTCCAAGGGTGGCAGGCTAACGGAAAAGTGGCTGGTACGCTCAGCGCTCTGGTATAATTGTCAACGTTCTTGCTCCTATTTTATTTCCATGATCGTTGCCTACAATTGCCATTGAATGGCAAAATGttgttccattttctctgtttAATGGGTTAAATCTAGGAACTGATGATTATGTCCCTGAGAAGGGCAAATTTAGTCATCACGGTGCCTTGTGGAAAGTGTCTGGAGCCTTCTGAGACATAGTGACCAGGCAAATCCCAGTGGTGAGAAAACCAACAGAAACAACAAACAATCTTTATTTAATGGAATTGGAAAATTTATTTGCTGGAATTAATCACTGGACTAGAAGAGTGGCTTCGGTGTACCAAGGCTCTGGAGTCTGATGTGACTTATTTCCAAGTGTTCAgtggttttctgtctttggtgAGTCACTCTTACTCCTTAAGACTcattttactcatctgtaaaatgggatagtaTCAGGTCCCCTTTTTGCTGCTGTAAGCTCTTGTGTGGTAGCACCAATAATATGGTAGCTGAGATTTAAGGCCTGACATTGACACCCAGTGGGAGCTATCAGAGCCAATGGTTATACTCCTGCTGTAGGCTTCCTCTTGGCTATTAATTCACACTTGGGTTTTATTGGGTGCCTGGTTTTCAGGTACAAAGCCAAGGTGCTAACAGGGTTCCAGCCCGTGGGGCTATGCATGTTGGGATCAGGAGCAAGGACCTACCTCAGGGAGGTTGGGTGGGGAAGGGCAGTTGTGTTTGGGGTATTTTAAGCTTATGGGTCCTTCAGGTGGTTGAAAAAGTTTGGTGGAACTAAAATGTGAAGTGTTCTATCCTCTTCCTTACTGGTAGTGAATATTCAGGTTGGCTGAATCTGGAATATTGAATCTAGGAGGCAAGAGAGGGCAGATGTCATGGGATGCAAGCCTGGGGCATCTTCTGTTCAGTGATAGAGTTGGCTTATCTGCTATGGCACTAGTGTGTTCTCTAGATAGGGGTAATGTTCTCTCTCTCAGACAGGAGTGTGATTGCAGAAAAGGGAAGCTCAGCTTCTCTGGTTTTGAAAGGTCTATTCATGGCCAGCCTGGGACAATCTCCAGAGCGGGCCGTAGGAGAAGCTGCAGTGGAGTCTCGCAGGGATAGTTGGGAAGGGACTGTGTGATGCCTATAGCCTGTGTCCTGGGCTGAAGTCTACCATGAATCCCCGGGTTTGGGACTACTTTGGCTCTAGGGAGTCCCTGAGCAGGGAAGGTAACCCAAGGTGGATTCTGTAGATGGAAAGGATTCTGAGTTAATGTCGGTtgtggacatggtggcaggtcccCAAACTCAGACATGATTGGGGTGTGAGGGACCAGAGTCAAAGACATGCTTGGAAGCAAAAGGCAGGCCAGCTCTCTGGAGTTGCTTCCCCACAGGATCATAGGAGAGAACTCTGCCCGGGGCCCCTCACAGAGCCGGGTCAGACCCGGGCCCCAGCACTCAACAAATGGCTGTTGGCGATTGCTTCCtctttctgaacctcagtgtTCTCCTTTGAAAAAGGACGAGGATGATAAAGCTCACCAGCACAGAGCAAACACATAGCAATTGGTGCCCCTGCGTTGATGAACTAGGTGAGCTGAGGCAAACTCTGGGGTTCATCTGTGGCTTAAAGCAAAATGGCCTTAATAGAGGCTTTTCCTCTGACATGATGAAAGTAAGGTAATGGATATCACTTTctcagtttttgaatttttattacgGTAAAAGCAAGACTTAGAAAGGGCTCACTACATTTAACTCTGGAAGCATGTGTTTGTTGAGGGCAAGAACTCCTGGAGGTGTGATTTCCTATTGCAAATGCATAACATTGTCAAACCTTCTGCAAGTGGAATTGTTTTGCTGCACTGTGGAGTGAAATGGCTTAGCATCTCAAAGCTAACTACAAA encodes:
- the LOC105469976 gene encoding SPRY domain-containing SOCS box protein 4 isoform X2, with protein sequence MGQKLSGSLKSVEVREPALRPAKRELRGAEPGRPARLDQLLDMPAAGLAVQLRHAWNPEDRSLNVFVKDDDRLTFHRHPVAQSTDGIRGKVGHARGLHAWQINWPARQRGTHAVVGVATARAPLHSVGYTALVGSDAESWGWDLGRSRLYHDGKNRPGVAYPAFLGPDEAFALPDSLLVVLDMDEGTLSFIVDGQYLGVAFRGLKGKKLYPVVSAVWGHCEVTMRYINGLDRCGTLLFGVIICRMWLIKAERGG
- the LOC105469976 gene encoding SPRY domain-containing SOCS box protein 4 isoform X3, producing the protein MGQKLSGSLKSVEVREPALRPAKRELRGAEPGRPARLDQLLDMPAAGLAVQLRHAWNPEDRSLNVFVKDDDRLTFHRHPVAQSTDGIRGKVGHARGLHAWQINWPARQRGTHAVVGVATARAPLHSVGYTALVGSDAESWGWDLGRSRLYHDGKNRPGVAYPAFLGPDEAFALPDSLLVVLDMDEGTLSFIVDGQYLGVAFRGLKGKKLYPVVSAVWGHCEVTMRYINGLDPYVTREIFSEEKPSALKRSPCH
- the LOC105469976 gene encoding SPRY domain-containing SOCS box protein 4 isoform X6, producing MGQKLSGSLKSVEVREPALRPAKRELRGAEPGRPARLDQLLDMPAAGLAVQLRHAWNPEDRSLNVFVKDDDRLTFHRHPVAQSTDGIRGKVGHARGLHAWQINWPARQRGTHAVVGVATARAPLHSVGYTALVGSDAESWGWDLGRSRLYHDGKNRPGVAYPAFLGPDEAFALPDSLLVVLDMDEGTLSFIVDGQYLGVAFRGLKGKKLYPVVSAVWGHCEVTMRYINGLDRYLL
- the LOC105469976 gene encoding SPRY domain-containing SOCS box protein 4 isoform X4 translates to MGQKLSGSLKSVEVREPALRPAKRELRGAEPGRPARLDQLLDMPAAGLAVQLRHAWNPEDRSLNVFVKDDDRLTFHRHPVAQSTDGIRGKVGHARGLHAWQINWPARQRGTHAVVGVATARAPLHSVGYTALVGSDAESWGWDLGRSRLYHDGKNRPGVAYPAFLGPDEAFALPDSLLVVLDMDEGTLSFIVDGQYLGVAFRGLKGKKLYPVVSAVWGHCEVTMRYINGLDLSLVAFHGLMNTALRFQLM
- the LOC105469976 gene encoding SPRY domain-containing SOCS box protein 4 isoform X1; protein product: MGQKLSGSLKSVEVREPALRPAKRELRGAEPGRPARLDQLLDMPAAGLAVQLRHAWNPEDRSLNVFVKDDDRLTFHRHPVAQSTDGIRGKVGHARGLHAWQINWPARQRGTHAVVGVATARAPLHSVGYTALVGSDAESWGWDLGRSRLYHDGKNRPGVAYPAFLGPDEAFALPDSLLVVLDMDEGTLSFIVDGQYLGVAFRGLKGKKLYPVVSAVWGHCEVTMRYINGLDPEPLPLMDLCRRSVRSALGRQRLRDISSLPLPQSLKNYLQYQ
- the LOC105469976 gene encoding SPRY domain-containing SOCS box protein 4 isoform X5 is translated as MGQKLSGSLKSVEVREPALRPAKRELRGAEPGRPARLDQLLDMPAAGLAVQLRHAWNPEDRSLNVFVKDDDRLTFHRHPVAQSTDGIRGKVGHARGLHAWQINWPARQRGTHAVVGVATARAPLHSVGYTALVGSDAESWGWDLGRSRLYHDGKNRPGVAYPAFLGPDEAFALPDSLLVVLDMDEGTLSFIVDGQYLGVAFRGLKGKKLYPVVSAVWGHCEVTMRYINGLDHGSFELKEE